A DNA window from Salvelinus sp. IW2-2015 linkage group LG4q.1:29, ASM291031v2, whole genome shotgun sequence contains the following coding sequences:
- the pigo gene encoding GPI ethanolamine phosphate transferase 3 isoform X2 — MKRLPILVLLLWLCVMFYIGIFLFVGGFLLVRLEVNRTSTCGDVLLPGGQQGDFCQGQPRFRKAVVLIIDALKIDFARFDPANKEPRPFENKLPVLEEVTSSKPSHARLFPFRADPPTTTMQRIKGFTTGSLPTFIDVGNNFASSAILEDNLVHQLAEVGKRVVFMGDDTWESLFPKKFHRSLPFPSFNVKDLHTVDNGILQHLYNIMVSDDWDVLVAHFLGVDHCGHRFGPDHPAMADKLTQMDGVISPSPLFPASPSQSDPEVVPQTDLVPTLALLLGIPIPYSSVGQVLLPLFPADSQTGGAPAGLSQAEALWINAKQVNRFLETYSSMAKDIPPESLSQLQADFSRLSSKYLRTVKEGRSPTPELVASLQGYLTSVRDTCRATWAHFNPAKMAAGIAVLACACVLCYVLSEMSSVLVRESGLLRVPLVAATVVGVCVAASQLFTQGYAEGSWCLAAAAFSSEVLVLWRARRARKTTAAEGGEVAPRRGWLTLPRFLLTPPLLVLLLRCASLLSDSYVIAEGRVVTFLLISMSLYVPFHLNWDGLLLPPVHDPLKPAGLLPSPVLSPLAVRRESSTFLACLGVLVGSLYLSLFFHGCREEQGSCQPSPFLSPLSRVQDSRLKNLHYILSLASLGAWTYLLRRWLRHYGNLNSPSGTVFTARWILPLLSVCLGLHWAVAATPEDSFRNLAELISLGQRALPRVAFSLLGVGLALLWLDPLTVFIKSRAATPVRGPVSLPPPRYRASTGISTQAELHHLIPQLYQRMRRSLEDGEPARVPEGGDRPAVEAYGLGTVYSAPVVLLCGLLGLGLLLLHPEGMSLSFLLLLLEMGALLQIHASSTTLNSLQGAHSGDFSVPWTPVVLWSLAATQFFHATGHLPTFPSIQWAAAFVGFPGGHTGTILPASLVTLNTFSSHILFAVACPLLLFWPLVCEVRGGRGGRGGGGEEGEDNAIMEMRLRESPQQFSSALLQLATRYLFINGAQVFASVCAAAILRRHLMVWKVFAPKLMFEASGFLVSSVFVLVGVTLVMRVDVAVGRWFKRLLPDTSE; from the exons ATGAAGAGACTCCCCATCCTAGTTCTGCTCTTGTGGCTGTGTGTCATGTTCTACATCGGCATCTTCCTGTTTGTGGGCGGCTTCCTGCTGGTGAGGCTGGAGGTCAACCGGACCAGcacctgtggggatgttttgctgCCAGGGGGCCAGCAGGGGGACTTCTGCCAAGGACAGCCACGCTTCCGCAAGGCTGTGGTTCTCATCATAGACGCCCTGAAGATCGACTTTGCCCGCTTTGACCCCGCGAACAAAGAGCCCCGCCCTTTCGAGAACAAGCTGCCCGTGCTGGAGGAAGTGACCTCATCAAAGCCCTCCCATGCACGCCTGTTCCCATTCCGTGCtgacccccccaccaccactatgCAGAGGATCAAGGGCTTCACCACAGGCTCCTTGCCCACCTTCATTGATGTGGGCAATAACTTTGCCTCCAGCGCCATCCTGGAGGACAACCTAGTTCACCAGCTAGCAGAAGTGG GCAAGAGAGTGGTCTTCATGGGTGATGACACATGGGAAAGTCTCTTCCCAAAAAAGTTCCACCGTTCCCTGCCCTTCCCCTCTTTCAATGTCAAGGATCTGCACACAGTGGACAATGGAATTCTGCAGCACCTGTACAACATCA tggTAAGTGATGACTGGGATGTGCTGGTAGCTCACTTCCTGGGGGTGGATCACTGTGGCCACAGGTTTGGTCCTGACCACCCGGCCATGGCTGACAAGCTCACCCAGATGGATGGGGTCATCAG cccctctcccctctttccagcATCCCCTTCCCAG agtgATCCTGAGGTGGTGCCCCAGACAGACCTGGTGCCTACCCTGGCCCTGCTCCTGGGCATCCCCATCCCCTACAGCAGTGTGGGACAGGTCCTGCTGCCTCTGTTCCctgcagacagtcagacaggggGTGCACCAGCAGGTCTCAGCCAGGCAGAGGCACTGTGGATCAATGCCAAACAG GTCAACCGTTTCCTAGAGACCTATTCCAGCATGGCCAAAGACATCCCTCCAGAGAGTCTGTCTCAGCTGCAGGCAGACTTCTCCCGCCTCTCCTCCAAGTACCTCCGCACCGTCAAAGAGGGCCGCTCTCCCACCCCAGAACTAGTGGCCTCCCTGCAGGGGTACCTGACCTCTGTCCGGGACACTTGCCGCGCCACCTGGGCCCACTTCAACCCAGCCAAGATGGCTGCCGGCATAGCTGTCCTGGCGTGTGCCTGCGTGCTGTGTTACGTCCTCTCTGAGATGTCCTCTGTGCTGGTGAGGGAGAGTGGTCTGCTGAGGGTCCCTCTGGTGGCAGCCActgtggtgggggtgtgtgtggctGCAAGTCAGCTGTTCACCCAGGGCTATGCTGAAGGGTCCTGGTGCCTGGCGGCTGCAGCCTTCTCCTCTGAGGTACTGGTCCTCTGGAGAGCCCGACGGGCCAGGAAGACTACAGCGGCTGAGGGTGGAGAGGTGGCCCCAAGACGTGGCTGGCTGACCCTGCCTCGCTTCTTATTAACCCCTCCCCTCCTGGTGCTCCTCCTGCGCTGTGCCTCCCTGCTCTCTGACAGCTATGTAATAGCAGAGGGCCGTGTGGTCACCTTTCTGCTTATTTCCATGAGCCTCTATGTCCCCTTCCATCTCAACTGGGACGGCCTCCTGCTACCCCCTGTCCATGACCCCCTGAAACCCGCCGGGCTGCTGCCCTCCCCGGTTCTATCCCCCTTAGCCGTAAGGAGGGAGAGCAGCACCTTCCTGGCCTGCCTGGGGGTGTTAGTgggctctctctacctctccctcttcttccacgGCTGTCGTGAGGAGCAGGGCTCCTGCCAGCCCTCCCCGTTCCTCTCCCCCCTGTCACGGGTGCAGGACAGCCGTCTGAAGAACCTGCACTACATCCTGTCTCTGGCCTCTCTGGGCGCCTGGACCTACCTGCTGCGGCGCTGGCTGCGGCACTACGGCAATCTGAACAGCCCTAGTGGCACAGTGTTCACGGCCCGCTGGATCCtacctctgctgtctgtctgtttggggctccactgggctgtggctgccaCCCCAGAGGACAGCTTCCGGAACCTGGCTGAGCTGATCAGCTTGGGCCAGCGGGCCCTCCCCAGGGTTGCCTTCTCTCTGCTGGGCGTAGGGCTGGCGCTGCTATGGCTGGATCCGCTCACCGTATTTATCAAGAGCAGGGCTGCAACCCCTGTCCGAGGCCCTGTATCGCTCCCCCCACCCCGCTACCGGGCCAGCACGGGCATCAGCACCCAGGCAGAGCTGCACCACCTTATCCCCCAGCTCTACCAGCGCATGCGCCGCTCCCTGGAGGATGGAGAACCAGCCAGGGTTCCTGAGGGGGGCGACCGGCCTGCCGTGGAGGCCTACGGGCTGGGTACGGTCTACTCGGCCCCCGTGGTCCTGCTGTGCGGCCTGCTAGGGctgggcctgctgctgctgcatccAGAGGGCATGTCCCTGTCCTTCCTGCTGCTGCTCCTGGAGATGGGAGCCCTGCTGCAGATACACGCCTCCTCCACTACCCTCAACTCCCTGCAGGGGGCGCACTCTG GTGATTTTTCTGTGCCCTGGACCCCGGTAGTGCTGTGGTCCCTGGCTGCCACTCAGTTCTTCCATGCCACAGGCCATCTGCCTACGTTCCCATCCATCCAGTGGGCTGCTGCTTTTGTGGGCTTCCCTGGTGGGCACACGGGCACCATACTCCCCGCTTCACTGGTCACCCTCAACACCTTCTCCTCACACATCCTCTTTGCAG TGGCTTGTCCGCTGCTTCTCTTCTGGCCGCTGGTGTGTGAGGTGCGAGggggacgaggaggaagaggagggggtggggaggaaggagaggacaatGCTATCATGGAGATGAGACTAAGGGAGAGTCCCCAGCAGTTCAGCTCTGCCCTTCTACAGCTCGCAACACGCTACCTCTTCATTAACGGGGCACAG gTCTTTGCATCAGTCTGTGCAGCTGCTATCCTCAGGAGACATTTAATGGTGTGGAAGGTTTTTGCACCCAA GTTGATGTTTGAGGCCTCAGGGTTCCTGGTGAGCAGTGTGTTTGTGCTGGTGGGGGTGACCCTGGTGATGAGGGTGGACGTGGCAGTGGGGCGCTGGTTTAAGAGACTACTCCCTGACACGTCCGAGTAG
- the pigo gene encoding GPI ethanolamine phosphate transferase 3 isoform X1, protein MKRLPILVLLLWLCVMFYIGIFLFVGGFLLVRLEVNRTSTCGDVLLPGGQQGDFCQGQPRFRKAVVLIIDALKIDFARFDPANKEPRPFENKLPVLEEVTSSKPSHARLFPFRADPPTTTMQRIKGFTTGSLPTFIDVGNNFASSAILEDNLVHQLAEVGKRVVFMGDDTWESLFPKKFHRSLPFPSFNVKDLHTVDNGILQHLYNIMVSDDWDVLVAHFLGVDHCGHRFGPDHPAMADKLTQMDGVIRSVLDRLQNDTLLVVMGDHGMTDTGDHGGESQKETDAAIFLYSPSPLFPASPSQSDPEVVPQTDLVPTLALLLGIPIPYSSVGQVLLPLFPADSQTGGAPAGLSQAEALWINAKQVNRFLETYSSMAKDIPPESLSQLQADFSRLSSKYLRTVKEGRSPTPELVASLQGYLTSVRDTCRATWAHFNPAKMAAGIAVLACACVLCYVLSEMSSVLVRESGLLRVPLVAATVVGVCVAASQLFTQGYAEGSWCLAAAAFSSEVLVLWRARRARKTTAAEGGEVAPRRGWLTLPRFLLTPPLLVLLLRCASLLSDSYVIAEGRVVTFLLISMSLYVPFHLNWDGLLLPPVHDPLKPAGLLPSPVLSPLAVRRESSTFLACLGVLVGSLYLSLFFHGCREEQGSCQPSPFLSPLSRVQDSRLKNLHYILSLASLGAWTYLLRRWLRHYGNLNSPSGTVFTARWILPLLSVCLGLHWAVAATPEDSFRNLAELISLGQRALPRVAFSLLGVGLALLWLDPLTVFIKSRAATPVRGPVSLPPPRYRASTGISTQAELHHLIPQLYQRMRRSLEDGEPARVPEGGDRPAVEAYGLGTVYSAPVVLLCGLLGLGLLLLHPEGMSLSFLLLLLEMGALLQIHASSTTLNSLQGAHSGDFSVPWTPVVLWSLAATQFFHATGHLPTFPSIQWAAAFVGFPGGHTGTILPASLVTLNTFSSHILFAVACPLLLFWPLVCEVRGGRGGRGGGGEEGEDNAIMEMRLRESPQQFSSALLQLATRYLFINGAQVFASVCAAAILRRHLMVWKVFAPKLMFEASGFLVSSVFVLVGVTLVMRVDVAVGRWFKRLLPDTSE, encoded by the exons ATGAAGAGACTCCCCATCCTAGTTCTGCTCTTGTGGCTGTGTGTCATGTTCTACATCGGCATCTTCCTGTTTGTGGGCGGCTTCCTGCTGGTGAGGCTGGAGGTCAACCGGACCAGcacctgtggggatgttttgctgCCAGGGGGCCAGCAGGGGGACTTCTGCCAAGGACAGCCACGCTTCCGCAAGGCTGTGGTTCTCATCATAGACGCCCTGAAGATCGACTTTGCCCGCTTTGACCCCGCGAACAAAGAGCCCCGCCCTTTCGAGAACAAGCTGCCCGTGCTGGAGGAAGTGACCTCATCAAAGCCCTCCCATGCACGCCTGTTCCCATTCCGTGCtgacccccccaccaccactatgCAGAGGATCAAGGGCTTCACCACAGGCTCCTTGCCCACCTTCATTGATGTGGGCAATAACTTTGCCTCCAGCGCCATCCTGGAGGACAACCTAGTTCACCAGCTAGCAGAAGTGG GCAAGAGAGTGGTCTTCATGGGTGATGACACATGGGAAAGTCTCTTCCCAAAAAAGTTCCACCGTTCCCTGCCCTTCCCCTCTTTCAATGTCAAGGATCTGCACACAGTGGACAATGGAATTCTGCAGCACCTGTACAACATCA tggTAAGTGATGACTGGGATGTGCTGGTAGCTCACTTCCTGGGGGTGGATCACTGTGGCCACAGGTTTGGTCCTGACCACCCGGCCATGGCTGACAAGCTCACCCAGATGGATGGGGTCATCAG ATCTGTGCTTGATCGGCTGCAGAATGACACCCTGTTAGTGGTTATGGGAGATCACGGTATGACAGATACAGGTGACCACGGGGGGGAGAGTCAGAAGGAGACTGATGCTGCCATTTTCCTCTAcagcccctctcccctctttccagcATCCCCTTCCCAG agtgATCCTGAGGTGGTGCCCCAGACAGACCTGGTGCCTACCCTGGCCCTGCTCCTGGGCATCCCCATCCCCTACAGCAGTGTGGGACAGGTCCTGCTGCCTCTGTTCCctgcagacagtcagacaggggGTGCACCAGCAGGTCTCAGCCAGGCAGAGGCACTGTGGATCAATGCCAAACAG GTCAACCGTTTCCTAGAGACCTATTCCAGCATGGCCAAAGACATCCCTCCAGAGAGTCTGTCTCAGCTGCAGGCAGACTTCTCCCGCCTCTCCTCCAAGTACCTCCGCACCGTCAAAGAGGGCCGCTCTCCCACCCCAGAACTAGTGGCCTCCCTGCAGGGGTACCTGACCTCTGTCCGGGACACTTGCCGCGCCACCTGGGCCCACTTCAACCCAGCCAAGATGGCTGCCGGCATAGCTGTCCTGGCGTGTGCCTGCGTGCTGTGTTACGTCCTCTCTGAGATGTCCTCTGTGCTGGTGAGGGAGAGTGGTCTGCTGAGGGTCCCTCTGGTGGCAGCCActgtggtgggggtgtgtgtggctGCAAGTCAGCTGTTCACCCAGGGCTATGCTGAAGGGTCCTGGTGCCTGGCGGCTGCAGCCTTCTCCTCTGAGGTACTGGTCCTCTGGAGAGCCCGACGGGCCAGGAAGACTACAGCGGCTGAGGGTGGAGAGGTGGCCCCAAGACGTGGCTGGCTGACCCTGCCTCGCTTCTTATTAACCCCTCCCCTCCTGGTGCTCCTCCTGCGCTGTGCCTCCCTGCTCTCTGACAGCTATGTAATAGCAGAGGGCCGTGTGGTCACCTTTCTGCTTATTTCCATGAGCCTCTATGTCCCCTTCCATCTCAACTGGGACGGCCTCCTGCTACCCCCTGTCCATGACCCCCTGAAACCCGCCGGGCTGCTGCCCTCCCCGGTTCTATCCCCCTTAGCCGTAAGGAGGGAGAGCAGCACCTTCCTGGCCTGCCTGGGGGTGTTAGTgggctctctctacctctccctcttcttccacgGCTGTCGTGAGGAGCAGGGCTCCTGCCAGCCCTCCCCGTTCCTCTCCCCCCTGTCACGGGTGCAGGACAGCCGTCTGAAGAACCTGCACTACATCCTGTCTCTGGCCTCTCTGGGCGCCTGGACCTACCTGCTGCGGCGCTGGCTGCGGCACTACGGCAATCTGAACAGCCCTAGTGGCACAGTGTTCACGGCCCGCTGGATCCtacctctgctgtctgtctgtttggggctccactgggctgtggctgccaCCCCAGAGGACAGCTTCCGGAACCTGGCTGAGCTGATCAGCTTGGGCCAGCGGGCCCTCCCCAGGGTTGCCTTCTCTCTGCTGGGCGTAGGGCTGGCGCTGCTATGGCTGGATCCGCTCACCGTATTTATCAAGAGCAGGGCTGCAACCCCTGTCCGAGGCCCTGTATCGCTCCCCCCACCCCGCTACCGGGCCAGCACGGGCATCAGCACCCAGGCAGAGCTGCACCACCTTATCCCCCAGCTCTACCAGCGCATGCGCCGCTCCCTGGAGGATGGAGAACCAGCCAGGGTTCCTGAGGGGGGCGACCGGCCTGCCGTGGAGGCCTACGGGCTGGGTACGGTCTACTCGGCCCCCGTGGTCCTGCTGTGCGGCCTGCTAGGGctgggcctgctgctgctgcatccAGAGGGCATGTCCCTGTCCTTCCTGCTGCTGCTCCTGGAGATGGGAGCCCTGCTGCAGATACACGCCTCCTCCACTACCCTCAACTCCCTGCAGGGGGCGCACTCTG GTGATTTTTCTGTGCCCTGGACCCCGGTAGTGCTGTGGTCCCTGGCTGCCACTCAGTTCTTCCATGCCACAGGCCATCTGCCTACGTTCCCATCCATCCAGTGGGCTGCTGCTTTTGTGGGCTTCCCTGGTGGGCACACGGGCACCATACTCCCCGCTTCACTGGTCACCCTCAACACCTTCTCCTCACACATCCTCTTTGCAG TGGCTTGTCCGCTGCTTCTCTTCTGGCCGCTGGTGTGTGAGGTGCGAGggggacgaggaggaagaggagggggtggggaggaaggagaggacaatGCTATCATGGAGATGAGACTAAGGGAGAGTCCCCAGCAGTTCAGCTCTGCCCTTCTACAGCTCGCAACACGCTACCTCTTCATTAACGGGGCACAG gTCTTTGCATCAGTCTGTGCAGCTGCTATCCTCAGGAGACATTTAATGGTGTGGAAGGTTTTTGCACCCAA GTTGATGTTTGAGGCCTCAGGGTTCCTGGTGAGCAGTGTGTTTGTGCTGGTGGGGGTGACCCTGGTGATGAGGGTGGACGTGGCAGTGGGGCGCTGGTTTAAGAGACTACTCCCTGACACGTCCGAGTAG
- the ccl19b gene encoding C-C motif chemokine 19 isoform X2, translating into MSLRVAALLLLASVLWSHVAASTDQALDCCLTTTDTKLPHRVVKSYSIQTVSGGCRIAATVFVTKKNHRLCAPPATKNNWVAKLIKQLKRKSHKGKARKGKRRH; encoded by the exons ATGTCTTTACGGGTGGCTGCACTTCTTCTGTTGGCATCAGTCCTCTGGAGCCATGTAGCAG CAAGCACAGATCAGGCTTTGGACTGCTGCTTGACAACGACCGATACCAAGCTTCCCCACAGAGTGGTGAAGTCATACAGTATCCAGACAGTCAGTGGAGGATGTCGGATAGCTGCCACTGT GTTTGTCACGAAGAAGAATCATAGACTGTGTGCTCCTCCTGCCACCAAGAACAACTGGGTGGCCAAACTCATCAAGCAACTGAAGAGGAAATCGCATAAGGGAAAGGCCAGAAAAG GCAAGAGAAGACACTGA
- the ccl19b gene encoding C-C motif chemokine 19 isoform X1 codes for MSLRVAALLLLASVLWSHVAASTDQALDCCLTTTDTKLPHRVVKSYSIQTVSGGCRIAATVFVTKKNHRLCAPPATKNNWVAKLIKQLKRKSHKGKARKGKNGKRRH; via the exons ATGTCTTTACGGGTGGCTGCACTTCTTCTGTTGGCATCAGTCCTCTGGAGCCATGTAGCAG CAAGCACAGATCAGGCTTTGGACTGCTGCTTGACAACGACCGATACCAAGCTTCCCCACAGAGTGGTGAAGTCATACAGTATCCAGACAGTCAGTGGAGGATGTCGGATAGCTGCCACTGT GTTTGTCACGAAGAAGAATCATAGACTGTGTGCTCCTCCTGCCACCAAGAACAACTGGGTGGCCAAACTCATCAAGCAACTGAAGAGGAAATCGCATAAGGGAAAGGCCAGAAAAGGCAAGAATG GCAAGAGAAGACACTGA